A part of Roseitalea porphyridii genomic DNA contains:
- a CDS encoding NnrS family protein, whose translation MNAIGTMDRMRAWQGPALLSHGFRPFFLGGAIWAALAMTLWLAMLAGAFSLPTRLDPVSWHAHEFLYGYLGAIIAGFLLTAVPNWTGRLPIAGWALGGLFLLWLLGRAAIATSALWPAPVVAAVDLAFPVLFALIVAREIVAGKNWRNLIVLALFSALVAGNGVFHWEAARGDYAAQGYGLRIGLATAIMLIALIGGRIVPSFTRNWLVKRGAGRLPTPPMARFDKVALLTLVAALSTWVAWPGSSAAGLALVLAGAAHAARLLRWAGMRTGAEPLVWVLHAGYAFVPLGAIVLGLSNLSADRAGAAAAQHIWMAGGIGLMTLAVMTRATLGHTGRTLSAGFGTTAIYLLVIAATLARLMAGALPDLASAFHLASGLAWIAAFAGFALLYGPLLIAPRPCR comes from the coding sequence ATGAACGCCATCGGGACGATGGATCGGATGCGCGCCTGGCAGGGGCCGGCCCTGCTGAGCCACGGGTTCAGGCCGTTCTTTCTGGGCGGGGCCATCTGGGCGGCGCTGGCGATGACCCTGTGGCTGGCGATGCTGGCGGGCGCTTTCAGCCTGCCGACGCGACTGGACCCGGTGTCATGGCACGCGCATGAGTTCCTCTATGGCTATCTCGGCGCGATAATCGCCGGCTTCCTTCTGACCGCCGTGCCAAACTGGACCGGCCGGCTGCCGATCGCCGGCTGGGCGCTCGGCGGGCTTTTCCTGTTGTGGCTCTTGGGTCGTGCGGCAATCGCAACGTCCGCGCTGTGGCCGGCGCCCGTGGTGGCGGCGGTCGATCTGGCGTTTCCGGTCCTGTTCGCGCTGATCGTCGCCCGCGAGATCGTCGCGGGCAAAAACTGGCGCAACCTGATCGTGCTCGCGCTGTTCTCTGCCCTTGTCGCCGGCAACGGCGTCTTCCATTGGGAGGCGGCGCGCGGCGACTATGCGGCGCAAGGCTACGGCCTGCGCATCGGCCTTGCCACGGCCATCATGCTGATCGCATTGATCGGCGGTCGCATCGTTCCCTCCTTCACACGAAACTGGCTGGTCAAGCGTGGCGCAGGGCGTCTGCCGACGCCGCCAATGGCGCGGTTCGACAAGGTCGCGCTGCTGACGCTTGTCGCCGCGCTTTCCACATGGGTGGCATGGCCGGGTTCATCGGCCGCCGGCCTCGCGCTGGTGCTGGCCGGTGCGGCGCACGCGGCGCGCCTACTTCGCTGGGCGGGCATGCGCACGGGCGCCGAGCCGCTCGTGTGGGTGCTGCATGCCGGCTACGCCTTCGTGCCCTTGGGCGCCATCGTTCTGGGTCTGTCGAACCTGTCTGCCGATCGTGCGGGCGCGGCGGCCGCGCAGCACATCTGGATGGCCGGCGGCATCGGACTGATGACCCTTGCAGTGATGACGCGCGCCACGCTCGGCCACACCGGCCGGACGCTGTCGGCCGGCTTTGGCACGACCGCGATCTACCTCCTGGTCATTGCAGCCACACTGGCACGCCTGATGGCGGGGGCATTGCCCGATCTGGCCTCGGCGTTTCATCTGGCCTCGGGCTTGGCGTGGATCGCGGCATTTGCCGGCTTTGCCCTTCTGTACGGCCCGCTCCTGATCGCGCCGCGACCGTGTCGGTGA
- a CDS encoding DUF6522 family protein — protein sequence MTVEIENGAVTVSADMLAGPFGIEPEEVQPLMRAGAITGRVEEGAGEDEGRFRLTFRHGERRLQLICDEDGHVLQRSRTVLVGRTRVLP from the coding sequence ATGACCGTGGAGATCGAAAACGGCGCCGTGACCGTTTCGGCCGACATGCTGGCCGGCCCGTTCGGCATCGAGCCGGAAGAGGTTCAGCCGCTCATGCGCGCGGGCGCGATCACCGGTCGCGTCGAGGAAGGCGCCGGGGAAGACGAGGGCCGCTTTCGGCTGACGTTCCGCCATGGCGAGCGCCGTCTCCAGCTCATCTGCGATGAGGACGGCCATGTCCTTCAGCGCAGCCGCACGGTCCTCGTCGGCCGGACAAGGGTACTGCCATGA
- a CDS encoding RrF2 family transcriptional regulator — MRLTSFTDFGLRALMRMAGEPDRAHSTAEIAAEFGISRNHLTKAIQALAAAGIVETRRGAGGGAVLAKSPDLLRVGEIVAVLEERSALVECFQRDGGACVITPTCRLKGMLAAARARFLDDLNTHTLADCALPAAAQPGSPGPGANR, encoded by the coding sequence ATGCGACTGACCAGCTTCACCGATTTCGGTCTGCGCGCGCTCATGCGCATGGCCGGCGAACCTGACCGCGCGCATTCGACCGCCGAGATCGCGGCCGAGTTCGGCATATCGCGCAACCATCTGACCAAGGCGATCCAGGCGCTGGCCGCCGCAGGCATCGTCGAGACCCGTAGGGGCGCAGGCGGCGGCGCGGTCCTGGCAAAGAGCCCGGACCTTTTGCGCGTCGGCGAGATCGTCGCGGTGCTCGAGGAAAGGTCGGCGCTGGTCGAGTGCTTCCAGCGCGACGGCGGGGCCTGCGTGATCACGCCGACCTGTCGTCTCAAGGGCATGCTGGCAGCGGCGCGGGCGCGTTTCCTCGACGATCTGAACACGCACACCCTCGCCGACTGCGCGCTGCCGGCAGCCGCGCAGCCGGGTTCGCCGGGTCCGGGGGCCAACCGATGA
- a CDS encoding DUF1858 domain-containing protein: MSHPIDNPDLPLDELMARWPETIGVFIDHRLLCIGCLIAPFHTVVDACREHGVDEETLRADLHRAIEAQLRPSLNRTS; the protein is encoded by the coding sequence ATGTCACATCCGATCGACAATCCCGACCTGCCGCTCGACGAGTTGATGGCGCGTTGGCCGGAGACGATCGGGGTCTTCATCGACCACCGGCTGCTCTGCATCGGATGCCTGATCGCACCGTTCCATACGGTGGTCGATGCGTGTCGGGAGCACGGGGTCGACGAGGAAACGCTTCGCGCCGACCTGCACCGGGCCATCGAGGCTCAGCTTCGGCCTTCGCTCAACAGAACCAGCTGA